A segment of the Lycium barbarum isolate Lr01 chromosome 7, ASM1917538v2, whole genome shotgun sequence genome:
ATGGTATTGAACGGTTCAAAGGCTATCTCCGCACATGTTTCCACACGAAGGATTTGATCCCTCTAAAGTATTTTCTAGGAGTTGAAGTTGCACGCGAGCCGACCAGGTTGTTTCTTTGTCAATGAAAATATGCTTTGGTGATAATTTTTTAGATCGTATTATTGGGAGCTAAACCCATCAAAATTCCCATGGAACAGAATCGTGGTTTGACATTGGCCATAGGAGACAACTTGGGATATGTAGAACCATACAGACATTTGGTGGGAATATTGATATACCTTAGCTTTACAAGACCAGAGTTGTCATATTGCGTGCATGTTCTGTCCCAGTTCATGCAGCAGCCGAAGGAAGAACACTGGAACATAGTTGTTCATGGTGTTGCTTGAAGAAGAACCCAGGACAAGGCATAGTAATAAGAAAAGATTGTGATTTTCTGTTGTATCCAGACTGGGTCGGATGTCTATTGACCTGGAAATCACTTGCCGGATGGTTTATCTCACTCGGGAATTTACCCTGTCTTGGAAAATCAAAAAGTAGCATATTGTTATTCGCTTGTCAACAGAGGCTGAATACATGTCGATGGGAATGACCATTTGTGAATAAAATGGTTAAAGAGAATTTTGCATAGTTTTGGCATTGAACACAAGTCAATTAGCTTTGTATATTGCCCAAAATCAGTATTTCATGAAAGGTCTAAACACATTAAAGTGGACTGTCACTATGTCCGAGATGCAATCAAATCCGATACAATATTCCTCAGTCGTTTGTCAACCAGTGAGCAGTTGGCGGATGTGTTTACAAGGTTTTGGGAAAATCGCAACATGAATATTTACTTAGCAAGTTGGCATCTGGGACCCTCATTCTCCCActtaagaggggggggggggggtattgagACCAGACATACAAAGACGCGTGACCGAACAAATTTCTCCGGTCACCTCAGTTGACAAATGAAGACGCGTGACCGAACACCCTATTCTAGTCTAATTGTAATAGTTTAGTCTATCTATCGTACAATTGTAACTATAAAAATATGGGATTTGTAGTTCTATTAGAATAGGGTTACCTTATTAATTTGGTATTTAAGGAGGTAACTTACTTgtatataaggaggtcattatgatgaataGAAAGCAGAAAGAATTCTCGCATTATTCTAGTCTCTCATAATTTCTCGTCCCTGTCTCTATTTAACATTTCTTTCTGGGAGCTGAGTTACAATTTAGTTTCTTAATGTTTTAAAACCTTTGAATTGTATTAGTTTGAGAGCTCTAGTATGCTGGTTGAACTTTATATTAGTTTGATTATTATGTTGCTTGAGTTACAGATTGATACAGTTGCTAGATATTGTTTGATTAGATACATGGCTTGTTATTTAAGAGATTTAGTATCAAATGATTAAATTTGTGGGACATTTTCCTAGGTATCGGTCACACCCTCCAGTTTTGGATTGTGACACAAAATCAGGCTAACGCATAGGATATTATGTTCATTGTTATCTAGGGACTGATAACTGTATGCTTGATTTATTATATCCTTTACAACTTATTCAGTAGATATATCGTTGTGTAAACACTTCTACTTATGATTTTAGCACTTGTTGTACTAGTTATTATTTATGTCTAAACGAAATAAACTTTGCCTCTTGCGAGTTATTATTTATGTCTGAATGAAAAATAAACTTTGCCACTTGTGAATTTGTGTGTATGTTATTGCAAATGCAACTAAGGAAAAAACATGTTTGGTACACATTTTTCGCATAAATTTTTTTCTTGCTTACTTTGAAATTTCAATAACATGAAGAACTTACTATCCATATATCTATTAATCTAACGAACTCATGGACAAAAAGTAATCATGTAGTCCGCTTTAGTACATGTAAATATGCTACTTTGATCATCATAAGCATAACTATAAGCTTGAGGACACAAATTTTTAAATTGTAAAGAATATTTAGTTGGTTTGCAAGTTTGTGGAGAACCATATTGACCAGTGCAACAATATTGTGGTTGTTGAAATGCTACACAAGCACTTTTACACCCAATGACACCACCGCTTGGATTTCTTACTGCTAACTCACTTGGACATCCTCGATTGTTAATATCTACAAGGCAACTTGTTATTGAGCAGTCACCTCTATTTAAAGGGGTAAAGAGACTAGTATATTAAAACCATCTACTAAGCTGATATCATAAAAATTCTTTCCCCCAGACCCTGCTAATGTAAATTCCACAAGGGTTGCGGGTGGAATTGCACCCTTACCATTGCATGCTACTTGGCCAGAACCACAATCTCCGCTACCACAACTAAATTTTTCGGCGTTGTTTGAGCAAAGAAATCTTGCCCATATTCGTCCTAACCATGAATCATCTACATCAAGTGATGATGAAGATTGCGATGCTAATTCAAATCCAGGAGACAATAATGCTCCTTTTCTTGTAATTGTGGCTGGCCAAATTGTGTAAGGGCACTGATTCTTTATTACAAATTTAGCCGCACGAGAACCTGCaagtttcaattttaatttgtAAGTATAAGTATCAACATCAATATCATCATGCAAAAACAATCATGGGATTTCTCCACCATTGACAAAAGGTATCAGCTCAAGTCTCAAGAATATATGGAGAAGTCATATGCAGTGCAAATCTAAATTAGTTGGGCTAGTGAATTTCGGTTACCAGTGtctaccataaaaaacaacaattatATTCACATGTTCTATCTAACGATATTAAAAAGGAATATCATAAATTGAACACTTGCAAACAATCTTGCAATCACTGTTTTGCCTACTTTAGAGCTTCAAAGGATTGAGTGCTTCATTGAAGTAGATTTTAACAAAAATCAAAAGTGGAATTGTTAAGCTAGAGGGCACACAAGTTTAAGATTACCATAGAGGAAGAATAAAAAGATAACAGTGATGGAAAAAATTTCTCTCATTTTTTAACATCAAAGATTTTATTCATGTACAAAATGAGAAAAACGCATCCCTTGGATTTATATAACAAGCTCTAAATGGATTAGTAAGATATCTTAGTCAACTATTTCTTTGGCTAAGGGAAATTGCAATAAATGTTAAATTATCATATCTACAAAAGGAATATAAGGAAAATATTATAATCTTCTAAAGAGATGATTGGAGTCATAACTGCCAAGAGCATCTGTAGACCTAATCAATTTAATCTTTGCTATATCAAGTGGTTGTTAGCTTCCCAAGTTAAGCCTTTAAATGCAATTTTCTTTCATAAGACTTTCCCTATTGCAAGTTAAGAATTGTGCATTTATGATTTATAGACAAGCAAATATTAGATAGTAATAGACTCAAGACTAGAAAGGACTTTACATTATCAAAGGAGAAGGAAGGCACAACATTATCAAAACTGAGCAATCGAACATGATGAGTTTAATAGTAATAATAACAAAGTGAATAATTAGAACACAATAATACCAAATTTGAATGATGGAATTGCAACCCCAGTGCCGGTAGTCTGAAATTTACCATCAAATGATACAAGTTCTCATGAGTAAGATATTGGGTTAGGACTATGACATACACCTATTATAGATATACACTAACAACGTAAATTAATGAAATGATGCACAAAATTGGAAGGTAGAAAGATAGGCCAACTGCcaacatatatatttttcatgGCATAGCCCATACATGTAGAGTAGAAATTCTCCAAGCTAATCATAAGTAGTTATTGCACAATTAAAAGCATGAACTTGCATAAATCGTGCCATGTCTGAGACCAAGACTTTAAATTGAAGTATCACAAACATTGATGCCCCATTCAATTCTACATGAGTTGTTGATTTCCTTGTTGTTACACCTCAATTTTAATAAGACAAAATACCTAAAGACTTCTCTAAACTTGGCGCGTTTTATTCATATCTTCGCTAAACTATCAATAGTATTAATTACCCAAAGAAATAGTAATTGAAAAGCTCTTTTCTCTCTCCTAATAGTTACACTTACTAAACCCTAGCCGACGGTCACCATGGCCACCACCTCGGGTGGACATCCACCACCGGTGACTGATTCACCATCTCTAGGAAACTTTCCTCCATTATCCCATAACTTCATTAAACAACCTAGTAGTTTGCCTACATTTCTTTTAACCAATAACCCATCACCAACCAACAATCCTTTAATTAAAAAACCTCATAATACTATACCTATTGATGTACCATCATCATCATCCAATCCTATTTCCATTGACAACAAACCCACAGAACCAACCCTAAATTTGCCTAAAGACACGGAAACCAATCTTAAATCTGAGCAAAGTTTTACAAACATGCTTAAACCTAGTGTGCCTAAAAACATCACCATAATACCACAAAGACCCGTTACATACATTGATGGAGAGCCATATGTGGCATGGAATTCTGGAGAAGTAAAGTAATTGATTTTGAAGGAAGATTTGCAATATGTAATCATAGGCGAATTTTCATATGATATAATTGATCTGAAGGAATTAAGAACTGCTATACCACAGCAATTAAAGATTAAAGGAGGCTGCAGAATTGGATTGCTAGAAGAGAGACATATATTAATGAGACTGACATTATTTGAAGACTATATTCAAGTAATGTCCAGCTCTGCTTATTACATTAAAGAGAATGCAAACTATTGTCAGATGAGACCATTTATTTGGAATCCCTGGTTCAAACCAGATGAAGAAACATCAGTTGCCATAGCTTGGATCAACTTTCCTGAGCTGCCACCAAATTTCTTTGCAAATGAGGCAGTTTTCTCAATGGCTACAGTAGTTGGGAAGCCTCTAGTGGTGGACCTTGTAACAACAAATAAAACAAGGCCAAGTTGTGCAAAAGTTAAAGTTGAGATTGATTTGATAGCTGAACATCCAAAAAGAATTAATATTGCAGAAGTAGATGACGAGAAAGGGGAGATTAATTCTAAATGGATCAATATACAATATGATTGCCTACCAAAATACTGTAAGCAATGCAAGTTGCAAGGGCATGATGAAGTAGAATGCATGGCTTTGCATCCAGAATTGGAGAAGAAGTACAAAGAGGAGATCAAGAGAAACTTGTTAGAAGAGAAAAAAGGTAATGCCATAAGTAATCAGCAAACGAAAAGAGATGAGCATAATAAAGATGGGGCATGTAGGAAAGAAAAAATAGAGTGGATGCAGGCAAGGACAAATAAATACATTAGGGATAAGAGTGGGGTGGTCATAGGGGAAGTGAATAACAAACAAGATAAGCAAGAAGGGGTCACAACTCATAATAATTTTGAGGCATTACAGGTTGAAGACAACATAGGGGGTAACACACAAGGAGAAAAAAACAACAAAGGGAAAGCAATTGAAGGATCAACACAAGTTGCACAAGATAAAAAGGAAGTTCATGATATTGGAAGCACACAACATACACCAAGTAAGCAGTTATCTCAGACTTCAAAAGCAATCTCAACAAAAACTACTAGTGGAAAAGGCAACAATAACAGAGAGATCAGCCTAATAAGATGTGATATTCAAAGTGGAGGTGGGTCAGCAAACAATACAAGTCCAAAGTCAGTGATAAAGGTTCATGAAAGTATAAGGTCTGAGGTTGAAGTGTCACAGGAGATTTCAGATCAGgaacatagaaaaaaaaaagagaaaacaacAAAACACTTGGAGAAAGAGCAGTTAGAAGAATCAAAGGAATGTAATTTTAATAGTCAAATAGGATCACATGAGGTTTCAGAGCAGGAGCTTAATAGTAAAATAGGATCACAGGAGGTTTCAGAGCAGGAGCTTAATAGTAAAATAGGATCACAGGAGGTTCCAAATAGTACTTTACAGGACACAGGACAAATTGTCCCAGTCACAGAGAACAGGAAGTCACCAGAAGTAAGTCACAACAATGAGGAGAAGGATTTGGATATACATTCAATTGAAGAAAATATACATCACATTTCAAAGGCAGCTGATGTATCTCCTAAGGTGtttgaaaagggaaggggaaagaCAAAGAAGAAAGCAGCAAGGGATCACAGTGTTCCACCTGGTGGAATTCAAACTAAAAGAAATCTCCATAAATCCAATAAGCTATGATGAATGCAATCGTATGGAATATTAGATCTGTGAATACTATGGAGGCTTTTACAAGGTTAATGAAGATGCAACAAAAATACCAGTTTGGCTTTATTGGGATTCTTGAACCTTTTCAACAAGCTGATAAGATAGCGGAGTATATGAGAAGGATAGGGTTAGAACATGCACTAGCCAATGTTTCTGGTAAAATCTGGGTTTTTTTAGAAGACAATTTTGATGTTCAAGTTCTTGTTGATCATCCTCAACATATGTCCCTCAAGCTAACTGTTAGGGGTACTCAAGAAGAGATGGTTGTTTCTTTGGTGTATGCTAAATGTACTCAAATGGAAAGGATAGAGTTATGGGATTCTTTGGAAGTTATGTCAAACTTAGTAACAGTTCCATGGCTTGTTCGGGGAGATTTTAATGTGATCATATCACAAGATGAGAAGTATGGAGGACTACCAGTGACAATAAATGAAGTTCAGGATTTTAGAGGTTGCATTCAAAGTTGTGGTATTACAGATTTGGGATTCAAAGGAAGCAAGTACACATGGTGGAATGGGAAAAGTAATGAAGAGTTTATTTTTAAAAGACTGGATAGATGCTTAGGAAATAATGCATTACAGGTTAAATATCCACGCATTGAAGTTACTCATTTAATCAGAACTGGCTCAAATCATGCCCCTTTGCTGATTTCTTATACTGGGGTGTTGGTGTCAGTGAAGAAACCATTCAAATTCCTCAATTTTTGGGCAACACATGATACTTTCTTGGATGTAGTAAAGAATTAATGGACAGCCGACTTTATGGCTAATCCATTTATTCTTTTTCATCACAAATTAAAGAAGGTGAAAGTTGCTCTAGTTCAATGGAGTTTTCACACCTCTGGCAATATTTTTTTGGAGATTAAAACTTTGGAAGGTGTCATCAAGGTACATGAGGTGCAGTTTGAGATCATGCCAACACCAGTAAATAGGGAAAGTTTACTAAGGAAGCAGACCCTAAAGATTTTGTAATGCTGGATCATGTCCCTAAAATGGTCACAACAGAACAAATTTTCATGTTACAACAGATGCCCACATTGGAGGAAGTGAAGGAAGAGGTGTTTAAATTAATGGTGAAAGTGTTGCAGGGCCAGATGGTTTCACCGGTAAGTTTTATCAATCTTGTTGGGAAATCATTAAGGAAGATATTTATAACATGGTAAGGGCCTTTTTCTATGGTTCAAAACTTCGAAAGTTTATTACTCACACAAATTTGGTTCTTTTACCAAAGAAAGATGTAATTAACACTTTCTCTGATATGAGACCCATAAGTTTGAGTAATTTCATAAATAATGTGTTTTCAAGATTGTTACATGAGAGGATGGTGGCTATACTGGATTAAATAATCTCTCTCAATCAAGCTGGTTTTGTGAAAAACAGGAGTATAGTGGAGAATATTATTTTAACTCAAGAAATTATATCTGAAATCAGACTAAGGGCCAAAGAAGCAAATATTGTTAAGAAGTTGGATATGGAAAAGGCCTATGATAGGGTTTCCTGGTTATTTTTTACAAAGGTGCTTAGAAAGATAGGCTTTTCTGAGGCACTAATTGATATGATTTATAGAATAGTTGGTAACAATTGGTATTCAGTGCTGGTAAATGGCCAACAACATGGTTTCTTCCAATCTTCTAGGGGAGTAAAACAAGGGGATCCTCTATCTCCTACTTTGTTCATAATAGCAGCAAAAGTGTTATCCAGAAACTTGAATCATCTTCATGTAGTTCCGGAGTTCAAGGGTTTTGGAATGCCTAAGTGGAGGCCTAAGATCAATCATCTAGCTTATGcagatgatataattatttttacATCAGCAGATGTTCCATTTATGTTACTGATAATGGAGATTCTTGGAAACTATGAGAAGACATCTGGACGGAAAATAAACAAGGAGAAGAGTGTAGTTTATATGCACGAAAATGTTTCAGCAGAGATTAGCATTACAGTTAAGATTGTGACCGGTATAGTTAGGAAAGATTTCCCATTTGTATACTTGGGATGTCCTATATATCATAGTAAAAGGAAGAAGGAATTCTTTAATACTATCCTGATATCATGAATAAATTGCAGGGTTGGAAAGGCAAGATGCTATCAGTAGGAGGAAGGGAAATTCTGATTAAACATGTTCTACAAAGCATGCCAATGCATTTATTATCTACAGTAAACCCCCCTGATGGAGTTATCAGACAGATGCATAAGATGTTTGCTCAGTTTTTCTGGAGTAATACAATTGGGGGAAAGAGTAGACATTGGGTAGCTTGGACCAAAATGTGTATACCTACAGCTGAAGAAGGATTGGGATTTAGATCACTCCATGATGTATCTTTGTCTTTGTACTGTAAATTATGGTGGAACTTTAGACCAAAAGCATCATTGTGGAGTGCTTTTTTAACCAATAAGTACTATAGGAAGGAAAATGTTGTGATTATACCATGGAAATATGGTTCACAAAATTGGAAGAAGATGTTGATGGC
Coding sequences within it:
- the LOC132601460 gene encoding uncharacterized protein LOC132601460, whose protein sequence is MANPFILFHHKLKKVKVALVQWSFHTSGNIFLEIKTLEGVIKVHEVQFEIMPTPMPTLEEVKEEVFKLMVKVLQGQMVSPVSFINLVGKSLRKIFITWSIVENIILTQEIISEIRLRAKEANIVKKLDMEKAYDRVSWLFFTKVLRKIGFSEALIDMIYRIVGNNWYSVLVNGQQHGFFQSSRGVKQGDPLSPTLFIIAAKVLSRNLNHLHVVPEFKGFGMPKWRPKINHLAYADDIIIFTSADVPFMLLIMEILGNYEKTSGRKINKEKSVVYMHENVSAEISITVKIVTGIVRKDFPFGWKGKMLSVGGREILIKHVLQSMPMHLLSTVNPPDGVIRQMHKMFAQFFWSNTIGGKSRHWVAWTKMCIPTAEEGLGFRSLHDVSLSLYCKLWWNFRPKASLWSAFLTNKYYRKENVVIIPWKYGSQNWKKMLMARDMVENQIWWQIKQGNSLFWYDKWTGMGALYFMCEEDNRDPNVQNVYDLVENGTWNLVKLREMIPEDIVQHIMDNIMPPVEDKEEDKPWCLLSTNGEFSVKSAWEFVRLRGQEMDKLPLDDVLRKMGYNLVSQCINMEGLQLQQLILTWWMAPVSGTLKEIFREVSSIIIWELWKRRNCIKHRETRSEGRVICQVYSTIQKIVQLWNPSLHNIPNKWGELIRLMESKRAKLKITKVLWDFPPTGWIICNTDGASRGNPGISSHAFCLRDELGDL
- the LOC132601459 gene encoding uncharacterized protein LOC132601459, which translates into the protein MEAFTRLMKMQQKYQFGFIGILEPFQQADKIAEYMRRIGLEHALANVSGKIWVFLEDNFDVQVLVDHPQHMSLKLTVRGTQEEMVVSLVYAKCTQMERIELWDSLEVMSNLVTVPWLVRGDFNVIISQDEKYGGLPVTINEVQDFRGCIQSCGITDLGFKGSKYTWWNGKSNEEFIFKRLDRCLGNNALQVKYPRIEVTHLIRTGSNHAPLLISYTGVLVSVKKPFKFLNFWATHDTFLDVVKN